cagacttattcaaagtgagacaagctacgaaagtgagatcttggaagagtgttgccgttttcataacataataaaaaaactgtaatataaataataattaataataaatagtgtataataagcatgtcacaaaaacaaattttatatttccaagatcactgcttttataatttctactcaggtaaaggagaaaatccctggaaatattaatttttaagaaggggtttcgcaagacttgacattttagtgaaaggggttcacaggttgttaaagtttgggaaccactggtctatccTGAATCCAAGCCATGTCTCTGTACAGAACCATGATCAGATAAATTGTCCAGGAAGGGATAAGTAAGTTTCCTTCTTCCCTAAAACTAATATTGCTACCATGATCCAGGAGATCAACCCTGTGAGCACACATAAGATCAAATACTGTAGTAATGATCAAAGTTGGTGGGGTTGGGGAAGGCCCAAACAGACACCACCCATGTGCAAAATCTAAGATTTGTCCAAGGATGATAAAATGGGAATGCTTTGAAGACAAGCCTCCTCAGGAACTTCAGATGTTTCAGACAGGACCCTGGTCTGCTTCCTCCCGATTCTCCAAGAACGGGGAGCAGATTGCAATGCTCTGATCTGAAATAGAAGATGGCTGATTTAATTCATGTCAGGCCTTTTCATTGGTTGCAGAGACTGGAAATGAGACAAACCTATTCTTCTGGACCCATGCAAGAATTTCAGGTTATCCTCTCTGGACAATGTACTCTAACTTCATTTGATCAAAGCTATAGGTAGCTTTTTTGTTCCCAAATCGAGAGGGCCTGGCATCAATCAGGGGTCAAAGTCCAGAAAGGGCGGTTGAAAGACCTGCAGGTAGCTGTGAGGCAATACAAGACAGATACTGACATTACACTTGTTCTAACTACTACTTGCAAACAGGTATTTTCTCTTGTACTGCACAGACTGGTTTATTTTCCTATATTTCTTTATACAGTGTCTGGCAGGAGTCAGGATTGTAAGTTGACTTGTGTGTTGAATCTATATGGCTTTGCATAAAGGTTCTCATGGTATCACTAAGGTAGCTGGGAATTGATTTGTCTGAGCATTAAATTCCAAAGACCAAAGCCCCATATACCTGCACAGAACAGATCTGAATCCCACTTAATTTTTCTTTCCAGGCAGAAGCCTTTCTTTATGCCATGCAATCTTTAGGATGAGAGGGACCATACTTGCAATACTATCCACCCATTGCTTGTGAAAACATGCAGAGACCCTAAGGGTGCCAGGCAACAGTTcatattcatttattttgttGACCTGACGCCTTCCGAGAGTTTTCATGCCCCAAGGAAGGGGCTGAGATGATGCCTGCTGTGACTTGGCTGACTGTCAAGAGTCCTGTATAGTGAGGCCACTGTAAAGTGAAAATCAACCCACTTGGAAATGCTGAGTCCCTAACCACAGAGGAAAACAGACATGTTTATCTTCAGCAGTGACATCGTTAAATTTTGACTGATGCATACTGAGGAATCTTCTGGCCTTATAAAATGGAGGCTGGGGTAGAAACAAAGAATTGGTAGGCCAAGAAGGCCCTTCACTGCCTGCAGGTTCTTCCCACACCTAGGCTATTGTCCCTCTTATCACTCCATAGCCATTTGCTTGAGGGAAGTAGTAGCCAAGCATGGCTACCTGCAACAGAAGTTGGGAATGACAGCCCAGTAGTTACAGCACGGTGACCCACAATGGCAACTGGGGATGACAGCCCAAGACTTTCGGTGTGTTAGGAAATCTCTATTAGATCTTTCCAGGGTGCATGAGGAGTAATATACAGCTTGTCTTGGGCAGCTACAGACACATAAGTGGAGTTTCACAATATTCCACACACACTTGCCTGATAATCTCCTTTAAAATATACTTACTATTTGATTCTCTAACGCTGATTGGACAGTTGGCCTTTCTCCTCTAACAAAAAAGAATTTCCTTTGTGCAGGGAGGGAGCGTACATAGCTAAAGGAATCAACCCATGTCTTTGGCCTCGTCTTTTCTACACTGATCTGCCATGCTGTGAGGGTGAGCAGAAGAACCTGGCATTGACAATTATCCTCCAAGCTGTAGTAGTATGAAGATGAGCTGAAGAAACAGCATTGACttttttattcattcatttcCCCTTTGGGAGTTCGTCCCCATAAGCCTGCTGCAGAACAACATTGGATTCAAAGACTGCTCTGGAAATAGTTCAATTGGCTAGTGATCCCCCTGTCCTCAAAGAAGCTGGTCTTAGTTGTCTTTTCTCCCACAAAAGTCCCTTCTGGGTCTCTTAAGGAAAGCACTGACCTGGGGCTCAAgagtgaaggaaactgtacttcaCCTGTATAGTCAGCCAAGCTCTCGATAAGGGGGTGAAGCAGGAAACACAGACCTTTCCTTTTGCTCTGGCTTTTCTAGGCCTAGCTTGTTCCCTGTAGCCTGCAATGTCACCACCTGCTGCAAATGTCTCAGAAGGAGGTTGCAAAGCTGAGGGGGCTATACCCAAAAACCAAATGCAGCCCTGGACACGGCTGGGAACTTGAGAGAAATTATTTAACTGAATTCTTAGTCTACACATTTGAAATAAAATTTGGAATTTTCCTCTGGAAAGCCCTGAAGCATGGCGGTCTGGCTGAGTTGCTGGCCCCTTGGAAGGCAGAACAAACTGGAGGGATCTTCAGGACTCAAGGCATCCCCCTGCTGCCTGTGCCTGACAGGTCTGGTTCTGCCCCCAAGCAGCAAGCTGAAATGCTTATTGAAAAGGGTCAATGGACCGGACCTTAGCACAAGAGAAAATCAAACATACAAACAAAGCAAGATGGTCTTGGCAGATTTTGACAGTCAGGATAGTGCAGTAGGAGAGGGGAGAGGGTATTAATCTATAATGAAGCCAGGATCCAAACCATGTAGGGTTTTGTATATTGAAGCCAATATCAcaaacagaatacaggaaaattGGAAGCTAGTGCTGTCTATGTGGCACAGGTGTAATATGCTCCATGCCAGAGAAATCTCTAACAAGCAGGTGGGCAGCTGCTTTTATATTGTCAGAGTGGCTTCAAGGGTATCTCCAGGTGCATGGTACATTGCAATCATTTCATCAGCAGATAATAGAGATCTTTGTGGTGAGGTCATGAGGAAAATGTGTAAAGCTCCTTGCACTCAGCAACTGAAGACAAACTATCCCACagcagaaaactgaaaaatattgttGCATTCTAGGCAATTCCTCTATTTCCTCTCAGTAGGAGATTTAGCTTCAATCAAGGAATGGTGTATAACGGGAGGGGGGAAAACAGTGCCTAAGCAAGGTGTCAGATTTTTATGGGGGCATGCAACATGGGAAGCCTAGAAAAGAAAAGTGACTGGGAGCAAAAAAACTGTGCTCTCTCATTTGTTGCCACTTTCCTGTTTGACAGATGAGAAGAGAACATTGATGGCTGCCACACCACATAATCATTTTTATTTGGATACAATTACTGTAGGTGCTTAGAGCCACATAAATCAGGTCAGTACACATAAGCTTTAGCAGTCAGTTATGCCAATGCACTATAAACCACATCTTGCTATGTCTACACCGTGAAACTTCTATGCAAATAAATCTAAATCCTGACTTGTAACACCTGCTGCTATTTCAGTCCTGAGCCTCTCCTGAGAATAGGGAACCACTATTCTAAACGGACAAATCTGAGCAGGTACAGGGGCTTCAACTAATTCTACGAGAAGACCAAACTTTTTTCTTGGCTTATGTCATAAGAGATTTGAATTAAGCTCTCCAGAAGCAAAAAACTAgaatgagaagttgctcgtgagaggggtccctgaagagggacggggatggggaatggaagggagggggcgaggaaaactggagggtatagcccgccttcactgcgcaggacccagcggtccgatgttatgcgcgaccatgCACGGTAGAAATGGGGCAGGCGGTCCTTGAAACATAGAGGTGGATCCGGAACGGgatgtggtacgctgtcctcgagcgtaacttcaaaagcctggtttatttcctggctgcggcttgccctggccatgaccttggccttggttaggcgtattgttgcgtctccgcctgttatccctgccacgacggcggtacggttcgtgccgagggcggtactgcctctgtggtgggTGGGGCTTAAAGGGCTTCCGCTATGTCATGCATTCCCAACGACTTTAGGGTCGCTCGcgagtccttgaggctatgtagcctggcgtccgtttggtctgaaaacaagcctgacccttcaaacggaaggtcctgcagggtggtctgcacctctggcggaaggcctgaagcctgtaaccatgccgagCGCCTCATCACTACCCGACGCGATTGTCCTAACCGCTGCGTCAGCGGAGTCAAGGGAGGCCTGCAACGAAGTTTTGGCCACTGCCATCCCTTCGTCCACTAGGGCCGTGAACTCTGGATGTGCGTCCGGAGGCAGGGATTCtttgaacttggagactgatgcccaagaattaaaattgtgtctatttagaatcgcctgctgattagcgatcctcagctggaggcccCCAGACGAGTAGACCTTCCTCCCGAATAAGTCCAAGCGTTTCGCCTCCTTGGCcttgggcgcaggggcttgctggccatgacacTCTCGTTCGTTGACCGCAGAGACTACCAGCGAACAAGGAGACGGGtgcaaaaagaggaagtcaaagcctctagatggggcgaagtatttcctctccacgccccttgcagttggtgcactggaggacGGCGTTTGCCATACCATCTTGTAGTTAGACTGGAccgtccgtataatcgggagagcgattCTGGAGGGGCCTTCCGGGCTCAGGATGttgaccatggggtcctcctgctctacagtctcctctgcctgcaagcccagattgagggctacccggcggAGCAGGTCCTGATGCGCCCGatgatcaatcgggggagggccagaCACTGTTGTGCCCGTCATGgcctcgtccggcgaggaggaagaggtctgGGCCTTTCGCCCATCCTCGCCTTCCTGCAACCCGTCATCGATTGgttgctcctctggggcctgtcccaTGGCATGGGACTGAGACGGTACCGTGCTcagtgccgagtccactccttcccgctcctGCGGTCTAGAGATCGTTGCCTCCTTGTGAGAGGGCAGGCGGTACCGCGGAGAGCGGGACCGGTACCCTGATGGCCCAGATCTCGAGGCCCTAGATGGggggccttgctggtggtaggcccagggtgtccagaatggccattggcctGGCTGGCCCCATTGAGGATGACCAGAGGCTTCGTAGTCTCTACTGCCCTGTGCCCTGTGGGCATACCTGCCGTACCGGCCCgagtcagtctccgacaccacGGACGGTGATCTTGAGGGCCATGGCGGTGCCGTGGAACGGTGCCAGTCCGGGTTTGGAGAGTAGTgtctccgcgaccaggacctggagtagCATCTCGCCAAtctggacctggatcggtaccggtgaccacGGGACCGGGAACGGCTACGGGTGGCCGGTCTCGGGGAACTTGTAACCGACACGTCCCGGTGACGACTCGAGTATGGCTGCTGGGTCGGTGCCAATCGCTTATTGAGGCCCGACGGCTGTGGCGCTTTCTGCGCGGAGGGCAACCGGTAGTCCACCGAGGCGGAACTGGACCGGGACCGGTGCCGtgaacggtgccgagatggcgaccgtgatgggcgcaccatcaccggcttgcctctggatggcagtctcGGCGGAGCATCCTTAGTTTGTGGAGGGCCCTCAACGGACAATTCAATGAGGTCTTTTGCTGCCTCAAaagtgtccggagtggagggctgttccaagaggtcctccagcccttcttcctcactcgacgcacctatcccggggctcgacgggcctttcggtgCCAGAGCCACTGACACCGGGACCTGTGCCGGGGCCGTAACGGCCttaggcgcactcgaggtcttcgctggcgctgccctcttatgcggggagcgtcctcgggccttgggttggcccttcgattttgccggcgaagacgaccggtgccATAAATGCCCCCGCTGGatcggtgccgtgggcttcgggtgacccgccaGCGCCGGGTCCCggaccgatgccggggcgctccgcactgaggcagacggtgccatcgaagtggagggctgcaacgccgtctccatgagcagctgcttgaggcgaaagtctctttctttcttagtcctgggcttaaaggccttacagatcttgcagtgctctttctggtgagcttcccccaggcaacggagacatGAGTCGTgagggtcgctcaatggcataggcttacGGCACGtagcacaagccttgaagccttgggcatgcggcatgccccgccgcccaaggccggtgccggggttgaccaaaCACCTAGAACAAGAACTTCAAGTACTTCTAAAGAActgttaactactaagcttaacactaacaactaaagaactgataactgttgcagataacactaatgactatgctaagggacactctcagacgagagacagagttgttccaatgccgccacggacggtaagaaggaactgaaggggtcgggtctgcagggatatatatatcctagagcggggcgccgctcagGCGGGAGGGGGGGACCCTGCCGACCcaacgggagccgctaagggaaaaagtttccgacgtccgtgcatgcggcgcgcgcacacctaatgtgtaatggacgtgaacaatcactcgaagaagaacaagtAAAGGCACAAGTCCAACTCTGCACTGACACAAGGAAGTGAACAAAACAGGGCCAcaatcagtgttccctctaatttttttccacccacgtacagaatgaattttgttatgtacaccaatatggaggtgatgtgtgacacgtCACCTTCATATTGATGCACATAAccaaattcatgtggtgggggtgggacccAGGGGttaggagtgtgggagggggctcagggctggggcagagggttggggtgcaggggtgtgagggctccaactggaggtgcgggctctgggatggagccggaggtgaggggctcagggttggggtgcaggctctggggtggggctggggatgagggactcagggctgtggcagagggatggggtgtgggggagggctctggcagAGGGTATGGGCTCtgaggtagggctggggatgaggggtttggggtacaggaaggtGCTCCGGGgctatggcagggagagaggactccccacaGCTCTCTCCCCTCACAGAAGCACCTGGGCTGAGCGGGAGAGGCACCCTTTCCCTGGCCGcagcaggtctgggctggggctggcttcgGGCCAGGAGAGGGGCGCATctcccccagccacagcaggTACGAGACTGAGTTGGGGCCGGAGGAGAGGTGCCCCGGCAGCAGCAGATccgggccagggctgggttcagggcacccctcccccggcccggcagTTTCCCTGAGTGCCTGCACAGCGCTAAATAGGCTGCCATGCAGccacacagcttacagggaacttagacAACAATGGCTGTGCTCTACTTAAGACAGGAAAAGTAAATGtgaatttattaaagaaaaaggtaagagttgggcaaaatatttttaagtttCTAAAGGGgatatttaatttacatttatcaAAAAAGCCCACCCAATAAATGATTTTCACATCATTTGCATCTTTGCAGAAAAATaaccaggagtccggtggcaccttcaagactaacagatttatttgggcataagctttcttcagtaaaaaagcttatgcccaaataaatctgttagtctttaaggtgccaccggactccttgttgtttttgtggatacagactaacacggctaacccctGATCGTTGCAGAAGAGAGCCTGTCAAATTCAGGTCTCATTTAGCACCACTGAGGAATCAAGTATTGGGATTCTCAGACCAGATTCTCTAATGCTGCTTTGTGACTATGAGTACTTGGAGGGGAATAAAATTCTCTGTTGGCAGAGTTTCAGCAACAGGCAGAAACCCACTTATCAGCGGGGATTACAGGATATTGTTTTGAAGGACATCAGAATACCCATAAGGCACAAAAATATAGCTACACAGACTCACAGTATCACTGACAAGTCAGTGATTTGGAGTGTCAGGGGTCATCAAATCAATctgtttctttttaagaacaAGATTAAGGAGACTGGTCCAATTGGTCAGGGTTGAGCTAACAGAGAAGCAACTGTATTTATTGTTTCAACAGCAAGTTACTCTTCTGAATGAACCTTTTAACGAATACACATTCTGGAGAGTCTAGGAATTTGCCAAGTGATTTTTAATTGACATTTGAGAACAAATGGTTTTCTAACTACTACTTTACTGAATGAATTCTACCTGGTAATTTAATTTCTGTAACTCCAGACACCAGAGAAGTTAAAGAAACAACGTAAATATAAAGGGCCCACAACTTGgaggagacaggtttcagagtggtagccatgttagtctgtgtcagcaaaaacaacgaggagtccttgtggcatcttagaggctaacaaatttatttgggcataagctttcgtgggctagaacccacttcatcagatgcatgaagtgaaaaatacaggagcaggtataaatacatgaaaggatgggggttgctttaccaagtgtgaggtcagtctaacgagataaatcaattaaca
This Chrysemys picta bellii isolate R12L10 chromosome 8, ASM1138683v2, whole genome shotgun sequence DNA region includes the following protein-coding sequences:
- the XPR1 gene encoding solute carrier family 53 member 1 isoform X1; the encoded protein is MPHAQGFKACATCRKPMPLSDPHDSCLRCLGEAHQKEHCKICKAFKPRTKKERDFRLKQLLMETALQPSTSMAPSASVRSAPASVRDPALAGHPKPTAPIQRGHLWHRSSSPAKSKGQPKARGRSPHKRAAPAKTSSAPKAVTAPAQVPVSVALAPKGPSSPGIGASSEEEGLEDLLEQPSTPDTFEAAKDLIELSVEGPPQTKDAPPRLPSRGKPVMVRPSRSPSRHRSRHRSRSSSASVDYRLPSAQKAPQPSGLNKRLAPTQQPYSSRHRDVSVTSSPRPATRSRSRSRGHRYRSRSRLARCYSRSWSRRHYSPNPDWHRSTAPPWPSRSPSVVSETDSGRYGRYAHRAQGSRDYEASGHPQWGQPGQWPFWTPWAYHQQGPPSRASRSGPSGYRSRSPRYRLPSHKEATISRPQEREGVDSALSTVPSQSHAMGQAPEEQPIDDGLQEGEDGRKAQTSSSSPDEAMTGTTVSGPPPIDHRAHQDLLRRVALNLGLQAEETVEQEDPMVNILSPEGPSRIALPIIRTVQSNYKMVWQTPSSSAPTARGVERKYFAPSRGFDFLFLHPSPCSLVVSAVNERECHGQQAPAPKAKEAKRLDLFGRKVYSSGGLQLRIANQQAILNRHNFNSWASVSKFKESLPPDAHPEFTALVDEGMAVAKTSLQASLDSADAAVRTIASGSDEALGMVTGFRPSARGADHPAGPSV